A stretch of the Rosa rugosa chromosome 5, drRosRugo1.1, whole genome shotgun sequence genome encodes the following:
- the LOC133712306 gene encoding uncharacterized protein LOC133712306, with translation MSRRQTEASKRPREESSSGPVRKIHSERNVDLVRATSYPPLVTLRAYISSRGLTNLASKNDAFDESCVRDFYRGFPPAKPTIKEVVVKIRKKQITLSPAFIQDFLDLPHISEDEIEKFEDKYNELTLPYLAEHVLESKDAYKSRVGQKVHQGDFPQPYRTFWQFVRRNISPHTQKSEIPTVGGNILVLMVANEIPIPFALIIYEAIISCAYGSSRSQLVFPCLISRICKTKKVPQMSRDDKWLKAYSPLDDEAILRSEAQITNARHGTPSSSSIPTPSSIPTSFSLSSFDISTLKGRDARLLARLQIRQNEEIMRGIGTIMARLDLMGAPPAPMGPSFVPPSGDMDVDDDENGNDDDGEDA, from the coding sequence ATGTCAAGACGTCAAACCGAAGCGAGCAAGAGGCCTAGGGAAGAATCCTCCTCCGGCCCCGTGAGGAAGATTCATTCTGAACGGAATGTTGACTTGGTTAGAGCCACCTCCTATCCTCCTCTTGTCACTCTTAGGGCTTATATTTCATCTAGAGGGTTGACCAACTTAGCTTCCAAAAATGATGCATTTGATGAAAGTTGTGTTAGAGACTTCTATAGGGGTTTTCCTCCGGCTAAGCCTACTATTAAGGAAGTTGTGGTTAAGATTCGAAAGAAGCAAATCACACTCAGTCCGGCATTCATTCAAGATTTTCTTGATTTGCCACATATTTCGGAGGATGAAATAGAAAAATTTGAGGACAAATACAATGAGTTAACACTACCTTATCTTGCGGAGCATGTGCTAGAGAGTAAAGATGCATATAAGAGTAGAGTTGGCCAAAAAGTTCATCAAGGTGATTTTCCTCAACCTTATCGAACCTTTTGGCAATTTGTTAGGAGAAATATTAGTCCTCACACCCAAAAGTCCGAGATCCCTACGGTTGGTGGCAACATTCTTGTTCTTATGGTAGCGAATGAGATTCCTATCCCATTTGCCCTTATTATCTATGAGGCCATCATTTCGTGTGCTTATGGTTCGTCTAGGAGCCAATTAGTCTTTCCTTGTCTCATCTCACGCATTTGTAAGACCAAAAAGGTTCCACAAATGTCACGTGACGATAAGTGGCTCAAGGCTTATTCTCCATTAGATGATGAAGCCATTCTTAGGAGTGAGGCCCAAATTACCAATGCTAGACATGGTaccccatcttcttcctccattccCACTCCATCTAGCATTCCCACTAGCTTTTCTTTGAGTTCCTTTGACATTTCAACTTTGAAAGGTCGGGATGCTAGATTATTGGCACGCCTTCAAATCCGTCAAAATGAGGAAATAATGAGAGGAATTGGTACTATCATGGCTCGGCTTGATTTGATGGGAGCTCCACCGGCTCCTATGGGTCCCTCCTTTGTACCACCTTCTGGCGACAtggatgttgatgatgatgagaaTGGCAATGACGATGATGGGGAGGATGCTTGA